The nucleotide sequence TCGGGTTGATACTATGCACGATCGTAAAATGGAAATGTTCAAAATCAGTCAGGGAGCTATTGCTATGCCGGGAGGATATGGTACTTTCGATGAAGTTTTTGAAATGCTTACCTGGGCTCAGTTAGGCCTTCACACCTATCCTATCGGTTTTCTAAACATCAATTCATATTTCGACAGTTTATGCGAAATGGTAGAAAACATGTACAAAGAAGGCTTCCTAAAACAAAGTCATCTAAATATGATAATAATTGAAGAAGATATTGATATTTTACTTGACAAAATGGAAAAATATCAGGCACCTGAAGTACCTAAATGGATTAGATCTGAAAATATTTAGATAATGAGACTTAATAACGTTAAAGTACTATCCTTTTCATTTCTTTCATTATTAATTTTCTCATGTGATAATGATACTCCTAAAGAGGTCCATTATGCATTTGGTTCATGTAGTAACCAAATGTTTAAAGAACAAATGTGGGACGAAATAAACCAGTCAAATCCTGAACTATGGATTTGGGGAGGAGATGCTGTATATTCCGACACAGAAGACCCTGAGTATATGAAAGAACAGTACCGAATCCAAAAATCAAATCCCGGTTATCAAAAACTATTGACTCAAAGCAAGGTGATTGGGACTTGGGACGACCACGATTATGGAGCAAATGATGCCGGAGAAGAGTACCCAATGAAGTATGAAAGCAAGAAAATGTTTTTAGACTTTTTGGATGTTAAAGAGGATGACGTCAGAAGGTCTAGAGATGGTGTTTACACAAGTTATAACTATGATTATGGGAAAGCCTCAATTAAGGTAATATTGTTAGATGCCAGATTTTTCAGAACAAAACTTACTCCCGATTCAACAGGAAATAAACGATATCTTGAAAATAAAGATTCAAAAGGTACTATTCTTGGTGAAAAACAATGGGATTGGCTCTCTGACGAATTAAACAACTCAAATGCTAACTTTAATATTATTGTAAGCGGAATTCAGGTACTATCAAATTTACACGGTTTCGAATCTTGGGGTAACATGCCACATGAAAGAGAAAAGCTTTTGAAAACCATAGCAAACTCAAAAGCCAAAGGCACCTTTATTTTAAGTGGTGACCGTCATGTATGTG is from Bacteroidota bacterium and encodes:
- a CDS encoding TIGR00730 family Rossman fold protein, translated to MQSLSVFCGASAGNKEIYRLKAEELGRKMCERNIDLVFGGGKVGMMGFIADEVIKNNGKVTGVIPHFLSSKEVEHDGCSEIIRVDTMHDRKMEMFKISQGAIAMPGGYGTFDEVFEMLTWAQLGLHTYPIGFLNINSYFDSLCEMVENMYKEGFLKQSHLNMIIIEEDIDILLDKMEKYQAPEVPKWIRSENI
- a CDS encoding alkaline phosphatase D family protein, which gives rise to MRLNNVKVLSFSFLSLLIFSCDNDTPKEVHYAFGSCSNQMFKEQMWDEINQSNPELWIWGGDAVYSDTEDPEYMKEQYRIQKSNPGYQKLLTQSKVIGTWDDHDYGANDAGEEYPMKYESKKMFLDFLDVKEDDVRRSRDGVYTSYNYDYGKASIKVILLDARFFRTKLTPDSTGNKRYLENKDSKGTILGEKQWDWLSDELNNSNANFNIIVSGIQVLSNLHGFESWGNMPHEREKLLKTIANSKAKGTFILSGDRHVCEISKIELENMKYPVYDITSSGLSHSYRNVGREDNPYRVSELIGLRNYAFLNFNLENNYVNVELRGNNNKVLIKQKLQY